The following proteins are encoded in a genomic region of Gimesia algae:
- a CDS encoding IclR family transcriptional regulator codes for MLVTKEVTSLGKAFLVLEVLASADGPLTLLEMAHELGLPKPTVHRILQELVELGYVSRVEKGVYQITPKLRRLASGSLEDRLTELAAPLLRELHELTGETVNLGILRGTHVRYLSVLESTHPLRRIVEPSSTDPFYSTSLGRAITSQLTDEAWNALIARTRLVARTTETIIDLKQLRKIHQQTQADGYSVEQDQNDVGVTCIGAPLFDGEQIVAAISLSVPTARADTKALQRFIKAVVRTARKISQQLQSQI; via the coding sequence ATGCTGGTCACCAAAGAAGTCACATCGCTGGGCAAGGCATTTCTGGTACTTGAGGTACTGGCTTCCGCCGATGGTCCACTGACACTATTAGAAATGGCACACGAACTCGGGCTCCCCAAACCGACCGTGCATCGGATTCTGCAGGAACTGGTTGAGCTGGGATATGTGAGCCGCGTCGAAAAAGGCGTGTATCAGATCACGCCGAAACTCAGGCGACTGGCTTCCGGTTCTCTGGAAGATCGCTTAACAGAACTGGCGGCTCCACTGTTAAGGGAGCTGCATGAACTGACGGGGGAAACCGTGAATCTCGGCATCTTGCGGGGCACTCATGTTCGCTACCTGAGTGTGCTGGAAAGTACCCACCCCTTAAGGCGGATTGTCGAGCCCAGCAGCACCGATCCCTTTTACTCGACCTCACTGGGTCGTGCGATCACCTCACAACTGACGGACGAAGCATGGAATGCTTTAATCGCGCGAACCCGACTGGTCGCCCGCACGACGGAAACGATCATCGATCTCAAACAGCTTCGTAAAATCCATCAACAGACCCAGGCCGATGGTTATTCCGTCGAGCAGGATCAGAACGATGTCGGCGTCACCTGCATCGGAGCCCCCCTGTTCGATGGGGAGCAGATCGTTGCCGCCATCAGCCTGAGTGTGCCCACAGCACGCGCCGACACGAAAGCGCTGCAGCGATTTATCAAAGCCGTGGTGCGGACAGCACGAAAGATTTCTCAGCAACTTCAATCCCAGATATGA
- a CDS encoding formate--tetrahydrofolate ligase: MHRITPSSSGGPILRDIDSLAKELGLGPGDYDPYGRLKAKLVHGLADKLADRPLAKYIGVTAINPTPLGEGKTVTVIGLAMALSQLGHTTIGTLREPSLAPVFGIKGGGAGGGNCTLEPQSDINLHFTGDMHAVTSATNLLASIIDNHIARRKIPEINPKTITWKRALDLCDKGLAHIISGLDQPPQAPLRETGFDLTAASEIMAILALASDPRDLRLRLGRIVVGMTYDRQPVTVEQLGCAGAMAALLIDALRPNLVQSCEATPFLVHAGPFGNIAHGNSSIIADQIALRLADYVVTESGFGADCGAEKFFDIKCRTSGLQPDAEVLVCTARALKLQSGLFDVHPGRPLPPALLEENLEALHAGAINLRAHLDIIQQYHLPTVVAINAFPDDSERELKEIQKIALEQGAAAAVITRAFSEGGEGSLALAEAVVEAAAQPNQFQYLYPLEMPIAEKIETIATRIYGAASVEFEPQARRRMQEYEQLGYGDLPICIAKTQYSLSHDPHLLGRPTGFTFPVRDLRLSAGAGFLYALSGEIRTMPGLPSEPAALRIDIDDSGNIIGLH, encoded by the coding sequence ATGCATCGTATTACTCCTTCCAGCTCCGGCGGGCCGATTCTCAGAGACATCGATTCCCTCGCGAAAGAACTGGGGCTGGGACCAGGTGACTACGACCCGTATGGCCGCCTCAAGGCCAAACTAGTCCACGGTCTCGCAGACAAGTTAGCTGATCGCCCTTTGGCGAAGTATATCGGCGTGACCGCCATCAACCCGACTCCGCTGGGCGAAGGCAAAACCGTCACCGTCATCGGTCTGGCGATGGCCCTCTCTCAACTGGGCCACACCACGATCGGCACACTCCGCGAACCTTCGCTGGCGCCGGTGTTCGGCATCAAGGGAGGCGGGGCCGGCGGTGGCAATTGCACGCTGGAGCCCCAGTCCGATATCAACCTGCATTTCACAGGAGACATGCACGCGGTCACCTCGGCCACTAACCTGCTGGCCAGCATCATTGATAACCACATCGCCCGACGGAAAATTCCCGAAATCAATCCGAAGACCATCACCTGGAAACGGGCCCTGGACCTCTGCGACAAAGGCCTGGCCCACATCATCAGTGGACTGGATCAACCGCCGCAGGCCCCCCTTCGCGAGACCGGCTTCGACCTGACTGCCGCCTCGGAAATCATGGCGATTCTCGCTCTGGCCAGCGATCCCCGTGATCTCCGCCTGCGTCTGGGACGCATCGTCGTCGGCATGACATACGATCGCCAGCCGGTGACCGTCGAACAGCTGGGCTGTGCCGGTGCGATGGCGGCTTTGCTCATCGATGCCCTGAGACCCAATCTGGTCCAGAGCTGTGAAGCGACGCCGTTTCTCGTGCATGCTGGTCCTTTCGGCAACATTGCACACGGTAACAGCTCCATCATCGCTGATCAGATCGCCCTGCGACTGGCCGATTACGTCGTCACGGAAAGCGGCTTTGGTGCGGATTGTGGCGCAGAAAAGTTTTTCGATATCAAATGCCGTACCAGTGGTCTGCAGCCTGATGCCGAAGTGCTGGTCTGTACGGCCCGTGCCCTGAAATTGCAGAGCGGTCTGTTCGACGTTCACCCGGGAAGACCATTGCCCCCGGCCCTCCTCGAAGAAAATCTGGAGGCCCTTCATGCGGGAGCCATCAATCTGCGGGCGCATCTGGATATCATTCAGCAGTATCATCTGCCCACCGTCGTCGCCATCAATGCCTTTCCCGATGATTCCGAACGGGAACTGAAAGAGATTCAGAAGATCGCGCTCGAACAGGGCGCCGCAGCGGCCGTCATCACGCGCGCTTTCAGCGAAGGGGGCGAAGGCTCCCTCGCACTGGCCGAAGCGGTCGTAGAAGCTGCTGCACAGCCGAATCAGTTTCAGTACCTCTATCCACTGGAAATGCCGATCGCCGAAAAAATCGAAACAATCGCGACCCGCATCTATGGTGCAGCTTCTGTTGAATTCGAACCGCAGGCCCGCCGACGGATGCAGGAATACGAACAGTTAGGCTACGGCGATCTGCCGATCTGTATCGCCAAGACACAGTACTCGCTTTCCCACGATCCGCACCTGCTGGGACGACCGACCGGCTTCACCTTCCCCGTCCGTGATCTACGTCTCTCGGCGGGAGCCGGATTTCTCTACGCGTTGAGCGGTGAAATCCGCACGATGCCCGGTCTTCCTTCAGAGCCGGCTGCTTTGCGAATTGACATTGACGACTCCGGTAATATCATCGGCCTGCATTGA
- a CDS encoding mandelate racemase/muconate lactonizing enzyme family protein, with product MQITKIETSIADSIMPGLLLVRIHTSEGIVGCGETYYAPHAVAAMIHDWMSHYLMGKNPLDIEAHWRFLYERATNFGSRGTELRAISAIDLALWDIFGQATSQPVWQLLGGCVQESIRTYNSCGGPSYGGANAEKKTHTWPGHGSVGNQGPLNDYWSAVNEPVELARLLVSEGYQALKVWTLDFAAHKTNGPLHITHKDITRALEPFQKIRESLGSNIELIIDGHGFFQLAPAIRIAKRLQEYDILWAEDLLRVDCVDTLSDFRDKAGIPVAVSEMFNGPDDYRLALEKRAADFVMIDPTWVGGISQTRNITRLAQFYNVPVVMHDCTGPLTLLSGVHVAASSNNVAWQESLRAHLRILYPQLIDTPVEVEQGRIIIPKIPGLGVAWLPELFTPGTNQYRATELT from the coding sequence ATGCAGATCACGAAAATTGAAACTTCGATTGCTGATTCGATCATGCCCGGTCTGCTGCTGGTACGTATTCATACCAGTGAAGGGATCGTAGGTTGTGGTGAAACCTATTACGCACCGCACGCGGTAGCCGCGATGATTCATGACTGGATGTCGCATTACCTGATGGGGAAAAACCCACTGGATATCGAAGCGCACTGGCGATTTCTTTACGAACGTGCGACCAACTTTGGTTCGCGGGGAACCGAGCTGCGGGCGATTTCTGCCATCGATCTCGCATTGTGGGATATTTTCGGGCAAGCAACTTCACAGCCGGTCTGGCAGCTGCTGGGAGGCTGCGTTCAGGAATCGATTCGTACTTACAACAGCTGTGGCGGTCCCTCTTACGGGGGTGCCAATGCAGAAAAAAAGACTCACACCTGGCCCGGCCATGGGTCAGTGGGGAATCAGGGTCCGTTGAATGACTACTGGTCCGCCGTCAATGAACCTGTCGAGCTGGCGCGCTTGCTGGTATCGGAAGGCTATCAGGCTCTCAAAGTCTGGACGCTGGATTTCGCCGCGCATAAAACTAACGGGCCGCTGCACATCACACACAAAGATATTACGCGGGCGCTGGAACCCTTCCAGAAAATCAGGGAGTCACTGGGGAGTAACATCGAGCTGATTATTGACGGTCATGGTTTCTTTCAGCTTGCCCCGGCGATTCGAATTGCCAAACGTCTGCAGGAATATGATATTCTCTGGGCCGAAGACCTGCTGCGGGTCGACTGTGTCGATACGCTGAGTGACTTTCGGGATAAAGCAGGAATTCCGGTCGCCGTGAGTGAAATGTTTAACGGGCCCGATGACTATCGCCTGGCGCTGGAAAAACGGGCCGCCGACTTTGTGATGATTGACCCTACCTGGGTGGGGGGTATTTCACAGACGCGGAACATCACTCGACTGGCGCAGTTTTATAATGTCCCTGTCGTAATGCATGATTGCACGGGCCCCTTAACTCTATTGTCGGGTGTGCATGTCGCCGCCAGTTCGAACAATGTCGCCTGGCAGGAAAGTCTGCGGGCCCATCTGCGGATTCTGTATCCTCAGCTGATTGACACCCCGGTCGAAGTGGAGCAGGGGCGGATTATCATACCGAAAATTCCCGGACTGGGAGTCGCCTGGCTGCCCGAACTCTTCACACCGGGCACGAACCAGTATCGTGCGACGGAGCTGACTTAG
- a CDS encoding M81 family metallopeptidase — MRVGIIALQHESNTFIQTATELSDFEYDVLATGDAIYPIFADSAHEIGGFFASLAETDIEAVPIFVARALPGGTITQPTVETLLQQMLEELKNAGPLDGLLVAPHGAGVSENARDLDGYWLTQVRDVVGPDLPIICTLDAHANVSQAMIDACNATIVYRSNPHIDQRERGIEAARLMQRILNGEVKPTQVACFVPVAINIERQHTSSEPCASLYRQADEMLKTPGVLSNSIILGFPYADVYEMGSGFIVVTDNDRNLAQQLADQLGESLIQRRDDFRAHLVGIDEALDRVEQLAGPVCFLDMGDNIGGGSPADGTTILHAIKQRGGPTSFACLYDPEAARQAIAAGPGATLPQLAMGGKTDDQHGPPLIVDVTVVSIHDGHFKEPEVRHGGKTEFQMGPTAVVKTGFGLTVMLNSHRTPPFSLRQLTSCGIEPADYQILIAKGVQAPLAAYSPVCPNLIRVNTPGVTSADMEQFQYQYRRQPLFPFESID, encoded by the coding sequence ATGCGTGTCGGAATCATCGCGTTGCAACACGAGTCCAATACGTTCATTCAGACGGCGACGGAACTGTCCGATTTTGAATATGATGTGCTGGCGACCGGGGATGCGATATACCCGATCTTTGCAGATTCGGCCCATGAGATTGGCGGATTTTTTGCCAGTCTTGCTGAAACCGACATCGAAGCAGTGCCGATTTTTGTGGCCCGTGCGCTGCCTGGTGGAACAATCACCCAGCCGACTGTCGAAACATTGCTGCAACAGATGCTGGAAGAATTGAAAAACGCAGGCCCGCTGGATGGTCTGCTGGTTGCGCCGCATGGTGCAGGAGTCAGTGAAAACGCGCGTGACCTGGATGGGTACTGGCTGACGCAGGTCCGCGATGTGGTCGGTCCGGATCTTCCGATCATCTGTACTCTGGATGCACATGCAAATGTGTCACAAGCGATGATTGACGCCTGCAATGCGACGATTGTGTACCGTTCGAATCCCCATATTGATCAACGCGAACGAGGTATTGAAGCGGCCCGGTTAATGCAACGCATTCTCAACGGTGAAGTCAAACCGACACAGGTGGCCTGCTTCGTCCCTGTGGCGATTAATATTGAGCGTCAGCATACATCGTCAGAACCCTGCGCCTCACTCTATCGACAGGCAGATGAAATGCTCAAAACGCCTGGCGTATTGAGTAACAGCATTATCCTGGGGTTCCCCTATGCTGACGTGTACGAGATGGGTTCGGGCTTCATAGTGGTGACCGATAATGATCGCAATCTGGCACAACAGTTGGCAGACCAGTTAGGCGAATCTTTGATTCAGCGTCGTGATGATTTTCGGGCACATCTGGTGGGCATCGACGAAGCGCTGGATCGAGTGGAACAGCTGGCGGGGCCAGTCTGCTTTCTGGATATGGGTGACAATATTGGTGGCGGCTCTCCCGCGGATGGCACAACGATTTTACATGCGATCAAACAGCGAGGCGGACCCACCAGTTTTGCCTGTCTGTACGATCCGGAAGCCGCCCGGCAGGCGATTGCCGCGGGTCCAGGAGCCACACTGCCTCAACTGGCGATGGGAGGTAAGACCGATGATCAACACGGCCCGCCGCTGATCGTCGACGTGACCGTGGTCAGCATCCACGACGGCCATTTTAAAGAACCGGAAGTCAGGCACGGCGGTAAAACCGAATTTCAGATGGGGCCCACTGCGGTCGTGAAAACCGGCTTTGGTTTGACAGTCATGCTCAACAGTCATCGCACACCGCCGTTCAGTCTGAGACAGTTGACTTCCTGTGGCATTGAACCTGCCGACTACCAGATCCTGATTGCCAAGGGAGTCCAGGCACCGCTGGCCGCTTACAGCCCGGTCTGCCCGAACCTGATTCGCGTGAATACGCCGGGGGTGACTTCAGCTGACATGGAACAGTTTCAATATCAATACCGCCGTCAGCCTCTGTTTCCTTTTGAATCAATCGATTAA